The following proteins are co-located in the Aquarana catesbeiana isolate 2022-GZ linkage group LG02, ASM4218655v1, whole genome shotgun sequence genome:
- the LOC141129414 gene encoding leukocyte cysteine proteinase inhibitor 1-like, giving the protein MSNVGKSQLPGEWSKPRAPLPKEQDILDKVKEEFEHRRNSPISKFLALLVRTQTVDGTKYLFLVDIGESENICLFVFLPLYQEPNLEQILKATKIDEDPLDL; this is encoded by the exons ATGAGTAATGTTGGTAAAAGTCAGTTACCTGGGGAGTGGAGTAAACCCAGGGCTCCTCTCCCAAAAGAACAAGATATCCTTGACAAG GTAAAAGAAGAGTTTGAGCATCGTAGAAACTCGCCAATCAGCAAATTTCTGGCACTCCTTGTCCGTACTCAGACTGTTGACGGCacaaaataccttttcttg GTTGACATTGGAGAGTCCGAAAATATCTGCCTTTTCGTGTTCCTACCTCTGTATCAGGAACCAAATTTGGAGCAGATCCTGAAGGCTACCAAAATAGATGAGGATCCGCTGGATCTCTAA